One window of Choloepus didactylus isolate mChoDid1 chromosome 26, mChoDid1.pri, whole genome shotgun sequence genomic DNA carries:
- the LOC119520777 gene encoding required for excision 1-B domain-containing protein-like, protein MRAPDTALLQAKVEIMFSEVRGAGVASPPTGGVPGAGLGRFPGRLPPIPDAPSASRTPGGPGTPPGSWSAGCQRAGPGAPEPSSTPARRRGHRQYLRSGPPHAFPRFRATVHEVTQAFAAASREVLALEAELAGPRAQPLLADHLRRLQRLEQTHLATVALLQLTGTPEWLEAQEDTPGRQELRTQVIKTMEAISDVLQDLKFDAESAE, encoded by the coding sequence TGCGGGGCGCGGGGGTAGCCTCGCCGCCGACGGGGGGCGTGcccggggctgggctggggaggtTCCCAGGGCGCCTCCCCCCAATTCCCGACGCGCCCTCGGCGTCCCGCACTCCCGGGGGCCCTGGAACACCCCCGGGGTCGTGGAGCGCAGGGTGTCAGCGCGCAGGGCCGGGGGCCCCGGAGCCGTCCTCAACGCCCGCCCGCCGCAGAGGCCACCGGCAGTACCTGCGCAGCGGGCCGCCCCACGCCTTCCCCCGCTTCCGCGCCACCGTGCACGAGGTGACCCAGGCCTTCGCCGCCGCCTCGCGGGAGGTGCTGGCCCTGGAGGCCGAGCTGGCCGGGCCGCGCGCGCAGCCGCTACTCGCCGACCACCTGCGCCGCCTGCAGCGCCTGGAGCAGACGCACCTGGCCACGGTGGCCCTGCTGCAGCTCACGGGGACGCCAGAGTGGCTGGAGGCGCAGGAGGACACCCCAGGGCGGCAGGAGCTGAGGACTCAGGTAAttaaaaccatggaggcaatcaGCGACGTTCTCCAGGACCTCAAGTTTGATGCGGAATCTGCCGAGTGA